The Populus alba chromosome 13, ASM523922v2, whole genome shotgun sequence genome contains the following window.
GAAGGAAGTGAGggtgggtgtgtgtgtgtgtggggggggggggggctctCAAATTTAAAGAGAAGCGAGCAGAACATACAAAACATATCAGAAAAACATTCAACATGCAATCCTAGTAACCTTTCCATGACGCCTTAGAACCAGAGTGTTTCATTTAGATGCTTTCATCTTACCAAGTGAATTCCATCAGTGGCGATATCTGTTATCCATATTCTTTCCACTCTGCCCTCCATTCCATTGTAAGGAGTGAAAGCTTCAAACACAGAAGTCAATTCACGGCTTCTTTGCTTCACTATGTTACTTGGAACCTTCTTCATCCTTGCAGCAGGTGTCCCTGAAATCAGAAAGCAGATTTAAGATAGAAAATAACCACAAAGTCGATGCAATTACACACAGAGTCCATTATGGCACGGGTACCACATAAATTTTCATAATACACTCCACAGTGAACAGGACATACTAGATGTCAAAGTGAAATAACAGAGAGACGAGCTTTCATAACAGATAAGTGATGTTTTTCATAACACAGCAGTCGCTCACgatacaaaaagaaataaatgctGTTTTTCTTCCACAAAATATACAACTTTTCCCAATTGCCACTCATTGTACATTTGATGAAACcgaacggaaaaaaaaaacaagtacaaTGAGCAACACCAGGCTAAAACATAATTAGAAGGGTAATGATAAAATCTAAGCAAAAGGTGAAGTCATCAACAGCATACCTGGTCTAGGATAGAACTGCGAGATATGAACTTGAGCAAACTTGTACGCTTTAATAAGGTTGACAGTTTGAGAAAAATCTTTATCTGTTTCACCTGCAAAACCCAAGAAAAGTCTGTCATGTCAAGGACTATCCAGCTAAAACACCAAATACTTTTTATAGAGGGTGTTGTAAATGAATACAAACTGCTGACAAGGTTCTTGGATCTTTCAAACTGttttttatctctctctatCACCAGTAAATAATTCCTCCAAGTAATGTCAAAACCACTCGTAAATAATCTGAAATAAGAATTGGGGTCTTCATATCCAATATCATCGATACCCCCTCAATAATCAAATTTCTGCTTCAATTGTTCCTAAGTTATTCtggaaaaataaccaaaataacaaaaagaaaaggaaaaagaaagcctaGCTTCCACAATACTCCCAATGCCCTTGCCCTCATAAATTCCATGAGTCAACAATTTTTAACTCTGACCTACtctttttaattggatttttttgacaaaaaaatttcaaaaattaaattttagaaactttacagttgatattttattgcaacctttttgttaaaagatcaactaatataaaattgaaaagaaaaaaaaactagtcaaaGTTATATTGACTTTGAAAAGCAAGGAAGAGTCAATTGTTACCGAACCGATGGAGTACCAAAAATTCTGGTGACATATATGATTTCACAATCTAGAAATTACAAATGTCATATCAGGATAATTCACTTGAGCAATTTCACTTGAAAGGGGCCAATAACTTCTATGTCATACTGTTCTAGAGATATAGAATTAGTAAAGTGAGACTTAAATAAAAGTATGCAAAAAGGACCACGAAGTGGAAATTGAGTCTGCAAACTAACCAGGGAATCCACATATTATATCGGTAGCAATCTGCATCCCTGGAACTAGCTCAGTTAAGGTATCAACCACAGTCCTGAATTCATTCACAGTGTATTCTCGATTCATTGCCTGTCAACACGAACAGTTATCAACATAAGGGCTCTTATACAATGATATTCTCTAGTAGCTACCCTTACATAAATTTAGAATTACAGCTGGAATGACTGTTACAGGGTAGGTAGAAGCTACTAGCAgcactaaaaagaaaagattagcAACATTGGGACTTACAGTCAAAATAGCATCACTACCAGACTGCACTGGCACGTGAAGAAAGGAGTATACACATGGATGGCGCAGAACTTCTGCTATCTCTTTCAGGTGCTCCAGAATAAAAGGTGGATTTGTCATCCCAATTCGAAGCATTGTGCTTCCATCAGAAGGAAGTTCAGCAACAATAGCATTCAATAAAATTGGAAGATTAACCCCAATGTCGCGACCTGTAAGATTTCAAGAAATTCAATCTGTTCAACACCTTGTATTGTGAAGAACTAGTACAATTAACGTctcaacttatttatttttctaagcaTGATAGATTTTTTCATGAGTCATGTAACAAAACTCCGTCTGCAGAGCAGCAATATTCTATTTCACTGGATGATATGAACATggtaaattttataattatttttccttattaGTAAGCAGTAGATCTATTTCTCACTTATTATTTCTCTAGTTTAGGGATTAGAAATGTAAATGATCAGCAGCATCTTCAAACAGTAACATGGCAAAAATGAGCAATGGTTGCTAATAGACCATTGAATGATGTGtagcaaaatcattttaataaaacgTCCTGTAGAGACAAGatttctaaatagaaaaaattgcaGATCATCGACATACACAATAATAGAAGCATCAAAATATTACCATAAGCTCCTGTATCTTCACTACTCAACCATATTTCCTTTACTCCATCATCTATAACTGTTTTTACACGCCCTGCCTGCAGATGGAATTTTAATAATaagaccaaaaaaaattcaaacagcAGCAATATGTATCAGTTGTCCATGTCATGAACTTACAAGGCTATCGACAGTGTAGCTCCCTAAATGCCCACGGGCATGCTTTGTCTTGCAATAAGTACAGGCCCCCAAACACCCAACATTAATGGGAAGAATCTCAACAAATTTGTTCTTTCGCACCTGTCATGAGAAATAGAGCtgctcataaaaaaaaccaacattaaaGAACCTCATTgaagaaaatgtaaaatttaCACCTTGGGGAGGTCAAGTGCTGGCAATGTCTTGCGGTTCAGAAGCCGCACTTCATGACCTTTTAAAGTCTCCTCTACAACTTCAACTACACGATCTATTTGCTGGACTCCAACTATACTGACTCCTTCTAATTCTTTCACATTCCGACTTCCTTGAGGCACACACCCAGCCACCACAAGTGGTTTTTTTGCACTTTTACCCTTTGATATTAGAGTGTCCATGGCTGATTGACTTGGTGATTTTACAGTGCATCTGCATTAGGTAATATGAATCATTTGATACTCCAGTAATAAGAAGTTGAATGAACAAATAGTGTTTTTCTTTATGCTAGAAAAAGGGTAGGATTCATACTGGCAAAGGAACACAGAACAGAGTACCTATAACTATTCAGCAGCATGATAGCCCTGACAGGCTGAGGGCATGAATTCTACCCCAGATCTCTACAGGCATATCCAGATGGCTAGTAACTTAGCCAATTTGagactttatttaaaaatttgataataaatgTGTGAAAAAGATGAAATGAGAACAGCAAAGACAAAATTTGAAGTTCCACATCTGTCAATGCATAGACACTCAAAACTATTACAATTATTCCATCAAACAATTACTTGTGGGCATCATCAATCACCAACCATGGAACAATATAACAGTACAAGAAACATATAGTCCACCTGATTGCAGCACAGTTCAATCAttctcataaaaattaatagataGTATGGGACAAATGAAGAACTCACGTATTGATCAGCCACAGGTCTGCCTCCTCAGGACTATCACTTAATGAATAACCAAATGATGAAAGTTGTCCGGCCATATATTCACTATCACTCTGCCACCATTATCAACTGTGAGAAAACTAATTAACAAGAACTAAAAAGGAGTTCACACTATCAAATTCTGATACACAAAAACTGCTGGGGAATGGTGATATGCATAGCCAACAAAGAACCGCTTAACTTATAGTTCAAGCTCAATAATCCATAATGCTAGGACAAGCTGGTATTTTTTACAGTATAACTACTAAAACACTTTATTTATGACTTAATTGCCATAAGATTACGATCGCAACAGCACCTGGTACTGCCTTTCATAGCAAAACACAGCAAAGCTTCACCTTTCCCATGGTAAATAGTTTCAGATCCGGCCTTCATTAATCATAGCAAACTAGTAACTTATAGATCAAAACAAAATCCACCAATACAGATTGAAAACTTTAGTTCTTCACAAATTGAAAGTTCAGTTTAAtatcccaaaataaaaaatctgagtATCCATAAAAATTGCTCTCGATATTTCCAACAGAATTCTTCATGTAACAACCCCCCAACCCAAAACCAAGATAAGGTCCTAACTACTGGAAATTAAGCATCCGCCAAATCCGTGTAATATATCTCTTGTAAAGCACCAATAAACCACTTCATAACATCTAAATGGAAAAGATTCAAGAATTCGAAAGAAAAGCATAAAACTTGCCTGATTATGGGAGCATCCAAAAGTCTTGATATATATTGTCTGGACCaagacaacattttttttaaggaaaaaaaaaaaacataataagacCAACACATactcatagaaaaaatataatgaacaTGCATAAATTTAAACACAGAGAGAAAGGACCTGAGTGCCAGGAATCTTGGAAGAGATAGGGGTTTCAGAAAGTTGCTTGGCATGCAGTTTCGGCTTATTCTTGTTCTTCTTGAGGTTTACTCCAACTGCGTTCAGTGGCAACCTGAATCCAGGAGGAGACCCACTTCCATTACCAATCAGCAAGTCTTCAATGTCTTCCATTTCTTTGATTGATTGTGTCCTCTCACCTGGAAAACTGCAGCAGCAGTGGCTTAGCGAGAGGTTTatgtcagagagagagagagtaaaacTGGTTTGTCAAATTTGGGCCCGGGTTGACCCGGAGTCATACCAAGATTGGTTTATTAAGGCCTATTTTGAAAgtagttttaacttttaaggttttaaagt
Protein-coding sequences here:
- the LOC118035459 gene encoding uncharacterized protein, yielding MEDIEDLLIGNGSGSPPGFRLPLNAVGVNLKKNKNKPKLHAKQLSETPISSKIPGTQTIYIKTFGCSHNQSDSEYMAGQLSSFGYSLSDSPEEADLWLINTCTVKSPSQSAMDTLISKGKSAKKPLVVAGCVPQGSRNVKELEGVSIVGVQQIDRVVEVVEETLKGHEVRLLNRKTLPALDLPKVRKNKFVEILPINVGCLGACTYCKTKHARGHLGSYTVDSLAGRVKTVIDDGVKEIWLSSEDTGAYGRDIGVNLPILLNAIVAELPSDGSTMLRIGMTNPPFILEHLKEIAEVLRHPCVYSFLHVPVQSGSDAILTAMNREYTVNEFRTVVDTLTELVPGMQIATDIICGFPGETDKDFSQTVNLIKAYKFAQVHISQFYPRPGTPAARMKKVPSNIVKQRSRELTSVFEAFTPYNGMEGRVERIWITDIATDGIHLVGHTKAYVQVLIVAQESMLGTSAIVKITSVGRWSVFGEVIETLNQINQKSKSVEKILSEEKCSPCSDPCDSCACSGESEPCACGPESCGGQSTLEQSDVLQNEVLQEDQNRRNLIGWLLRKRKNQAQKMVENGIASGSQKKQEWAKRAPEEWGVVDRALLGGLIVSVFTTVALLIHLGFKTMSSK